The stretch of DNA CACCTGATGATGGTGTCGTTCTACCGGCCCACGCGCGAGCGATTCAAAATCCTCATCGAAGGAGGGGCGTTCCCCTCGGACCAGTACGCAGTGGCCTCCCAGGCACGCTTTCACGGGTTCGACCCCAAGGACGCGGTGCTGAAGCTGGAGCCGCGCGCGGGCGAGGACACGCTGCGCACGGAGGACATCCTGGAGACGCTGGAGCGGCACGGCGCCAGCATCGCCCTGGTGCTGCTGGGCAACGTGAACTACCTCACCGGGCAGGCGTTCGACATGAAGGCCCTCACCCAGGCCGCGCACGCGCGGGGCTGCCGGGTGGGGTTCGATCTGGCGCACGGGGCGGGCAACCTGCATCTGTCGCTGCACGACGATGGGCCCGACTTCGCCGTCTGGTGCTCGTACAAGTACCTCAACGGCGGCCCGGGAGCGCTGGGAGGCGTCTTCGTCCATGAGCGGCACGCCCGGGCGGAGGGCCTGCCGCGCTTCGAGGGCTGGTGGGGCAACGACAAGGCCACCCGGTTTCAGATGGGGCCGGACTTCGTCCCGCTGCCGGGGGCGGAAGGGTGGCAGCTCTCCAACCCGCCCATTCTCCAGCTCGCGGCCCTGAGGGCCTCGATGGAGCTGTTCGACCAGGCCACCATGCCCCGCCTGAGGGCCAAGGGGGACCTGCTCACGGGCTACCTGGAGTTCCTGCTCGACCGGCTGCCGCCGGGGTTCGTGCGCGTCACCACCCCGAGGGACGTGAAGGCGCGGGGCTCGCAGCTCTCGCTGCGCTTCTCGCGGG from Stigmatella aurantiaca encodes:
- the kynU gene encoding kynureninase; this translates as MTEASMRFEEGEAFARRMDAEDPLRAFREEFLFPQSPQGGPLVYLAGNSLGLQPRRTKQYVQEELEDWARLGVEGHFHARHPWLPYHENLTGQTARLVGALPSEVVVMNTLSVNLHLMMVSFYRPTRERFKILIEGGAFPSDQYAVASQARFHGFDPKDAVLKLEPRAGEDTLRTEDILETLERHGASIALVLLGNVNYLTGQAFDMKALTQAAHARGCRVGFDLAHGAGNLHLSLHDDGPDFAVWCSYKYLNGGPGALGGVFVHERHARAEGLPRFEGWWGNDKATRFQMGPDFVPLPGAEGWQLSNPPILQLAALRASMELFDQATMPRLRAKGDLLTGYLEFLLDRLPPGFVRVTTPRDVKARGSQLSLRFSRDPRRLLTRLSEADVCCDFRAPDIIRAAPAPLYNSFQDVYRFVKVLESHARD